A DNA window from Trichosurus vulpecula isolate mTriVul1 chromosome 2, mTriVul1.pri, whole genome shotgun sequence contains the following coding sequences:
- the LOC118839084 gene encoding tumor necrosis factor receptor superfamily member 14-like, whose amino-acid sequence MVNRGYLMIFSMFTMAQLIPFKKALECMVAEYEVDGQCCPTCRAGYRVNETCTIMTGTTCVACDPGTYTAHQSGLKECLQCKVCDSESGLVTRRECSSTSNTVCGCSPGYFCTGMKNDCEMCVRHQVCIPGQYVKSRGTERSNTICEACQAGTFSPNGTLDQCLPWTNCTAQGLSEEMPGTDTTDALCSSESTLPFMGSVIAFTIIIILIFGMVFVKGNNNQKRGDDTRGRAEASHPEKTLKMLSP is encoded by the exons ATGGTGAACAGAGGCTACTTGATG aTCTTCAGCATGTTTACGATGGCTCAGCTCATCCCCTTCAAAAAGGCTCTGGAGTGTATGGTGGCAGAGTATGAGGTGGATGGGCAGTGCTGCCCCACCTGCCGTGCAG GTTACAGGGTAAATGAGACATGCACTATAATGACAGGCACCACGTGTGTGGCTTGTGATCCTGGGACCTACACTGCACACCAGAGTGGCCTGAAGGAGTGTCTCCAGTGTAAAGTCTGTGACTCTG aatCTGGCTTGGTGACCAGAAGGGAATGTTCATCTACATCCAACACTGTGTGTGGCTGCTCTCCAGGCTATTTCTGCACTGGCATGAAAAATGACTGTGAGATGTGTGTGCGTCACCAAGTCTGCATCCCTGGACAATATGTTAAGTCTAGAG gCACAGAGAGAAGCAACACCATCTGTGAAGCATGCCAGGCAGGGACATTTTCCCCCAATGGAACCCTTGACCAGTGTCTGCCATGGACCAA TTGTACTGCCCAGGGTTTATCTGAAGAAATGCCAGGCACTGACACCACGGATGCATTGTGCTCATCGGAGAGTACTCTTCCATTCATGGGTTCTGTCATTGCCTTCACCATAATCATCATCTTAATCTTTGGGATGGTATTTGTTAAAGGAAACAACAATCAAAAAAGAG GGGATGACACAAGAGGAAGA GCTGAAGCATCACACCCTGAAAAGACCCTGAAAATGTTATCTCCTTGA